A genome region from Wielerella bovis includes the following:
- a CDS encoding Mu transposase C-terminal domain-containing protein, whose amino-acid sequence MELKSHYSISELIEMSLPLLPPSKAGITKRIKTENWQFREVPAKGGKGGVKKEYLPPPEIQAAIIKQHTERVLAEQAAVPLPALADVLPEKPDLSGSTEAQRTQLGAREAVLNAIETLMKETKVGKDAAITTFLTSAQHPSQEHLLKMLVLATDKRGGGQQVPNARTVKRWFKQREENRLMSKTPQKNWQVPEWFGLFLHYYRQPQKPTVSAAYRKFVADWAIRQPLAKVPSQDAVRRWLDKTGNVFREDGRMGKRELKNLLPFKRRKFDDLLPCDIYSMDGHTFDAEVLHPDSGKPFRPEITTVIDVATRKIVGWSVDLAESSLAVTAALAHASVVNGIGAVLYVDNGKGYDNALMKDDAVGLMGRLGMTMVHSLPYSSQARGVIERVHQTVWVQAAKEFQSYIGKDMDAETSQKVHKASRKAMKQEIVLKNVPALANIRSLSSNLIPNWREFVAFGDEWVGEYNNRPHRSLPKVTDVSGSIRHMTPNEMWALKAQESAITQVDEDDAMYLFMPQAVRKVARGEIQLHNNLYFSQDLQEYHGDELRVAYNIHNADWVWLFDDDGRFVCKAQWNGNRIDYMPKPFIEQAKDKRVDAQVKRLETKISVVEAARPAKVLEHQQSVSLGGLVVDLAQAKRETEAVLLPRAEIKPEPKAVEVLEVEDWCLPTTEAGRWAEWSRLVALSEADLRREPERAQRWLISYTRTPEFKVMNKQVA is encoded by the coding sequence ATGGAACTGAAATCGCATTACTCTATTAGTGAACTAATTGAAATGTCGTTGCCATTGTTGCCACCAAGTAAAGCAGGCATCACAAAACGCATCAAAACAGAAAACTGGCAATTCCGAGAAGTTCCAGCCAAAGGCGGTAAAGGTGGCGTGAAAAAAGAATACCTCCCACCCCCAGAAATTCAGGCAGCCATCATCAAACAGCACACAGAACGAGTGCTGGCAGAACAGGCTGCCGTGCCATTACCTGCCCTTGCAGACGTGCTGCCTGAAAAACCCGACCTTTCAGGCAGCACCGAAGCACAACGCACCCAACTAGGCGCACGCGAAGCGGTATTGAATGCCATTGAAACGCTGATGAAGGAAACGAAAGTCGGCAAAGATGCAGCGATTACTACGTTTCTCACTTCTGCCCAGCACCCCAGTCAGGAACATTTGCTGAAAATGCTGGTGTTGGCAACGGATAAACGCGGTGGCGGTCAGCAAGTGCCAAATGCACGGACGGTTAAACGCTGGTTTAAACAGCGCGAAGAAAACCGTTTGATGTCCAAGACACCACAGAAAAATTGGCAAGTGCCTGAATGGTTTGGCCTGTTTTTGCATTATTACAGGCAGCCGCAGAAACCAACGGTCAGCGCGGCTTACCGCAAGTTTGTGGCAGATTGGGCGATTCGGCAACCGCTTGCCAAAGTACCCAGTCAAGACGCGGTACGCCGTTGGTTGGACAAGACAGGCAATGTGTTCCGTGAAGATGGTCGTATGGGTAAGCGTGAATTGAAAAATCTGTTGCCGTTTAAACGGCGCAAATTTGATGATTTGTTGCCCTGCGATATTTACAGCATGGACGGTCATACTTTTGATGCAGAAGTGCTGCACCCCGATTCGGGCAAGCCGTTTCGCCCTGAAATCACAACCGTGATTGATGTGGCAACGCGCAAAATTGTCGGTTGGTCGGTGGATTTGGCGGAAAGCAGTTTGGCGGTTACGGCTGCATTGGCACACGCCAGCGTGGTCAATGGCATAGGCGCGGTGCTGTATGTGGACAACGGCAAGGGCTACGACAATGCTTTGATGAAAGACGATGCGGTCGGACTGATGGGGCGTTTGGGCATGACGATGGTGCATTCGCTGCCGTATAGCTCGCAAGCGCGTGGTGTGATTGAGCGTGTGCATCAAACGGTGTGGGTTCAGGCTGCCAAAGAGTTCCAAAGTTATATCGGTAAAGATATGGACGCGGAAACATCGCAAAAAGTCCACAAAGCCAGTCGAAAAGCGATGAAACAAGAGATTGTTTTGAAAAATGTGCCAGCGTTGGCGAATATTCGCTCACTTTCAAGCAACCTGATTCCCAATTGGCGTGAATTTGTGGCGTTTGGCGATGAGTGGGTGGGCGAATACAACAACCGCCCACACCGCAGTTTGCCGAAAGTAACCGATGTTTCAGGCAGCATTCGCCACATGACACCCAATGAAATGTGGGCTTTGAAAGCACAGGAAAGCGCGATTACGCAGGTGGACGAAGACGATGCGATGTATTTGTTTATGCCGCAAGCGGTTCGCAAAGTGGCGCGTGGCGAAATTCAGTTGCACAACAATCTGTATTTCAGCCAAGACTTGCAAGAGTATCACGGCGATGAATTGCGCGTGGCATACAACATCCACAACGCGGATTGGGTTTGGTTGTTTGACGATGATGGGCGTTTTGTGTGCAAAGCGCAATGGAACGGCAACCGCATTGATTATATGCCCAAACCCTTTATTGAACAGGCGAAAGACAAACGTGTGGACGCGCAAGTCAAACGTTTGGAAACCAAAATCAGCGTGGTGGAAGCAGCGCGACCTGCCAAAGTGCTGGAACATCAACAGAGCGTGAGTTTGGGCGGTTTGGTGGTGGATTTGGCGCAAGCCAAGCGCGAAACAGAAGCGGTTTTGTTGCCACGCGCTGAAATCAAGCCCGAGCCGAAAGCGGTGGAAGTGCTGGAAGTAGAAGACTGGTGTTTGCCCACCACAGAAGCTGGGCGATGGGCGGAGTGGTCGCGTTTGGTGGCTTTATCGGAAGCGGATTTACGGCGTGAACCTGAACGGGCGCAACGGTGGTTGATTAGCTACACGCGCACGCCTGAATTTAAAGTCATGAATAAACAAGTGGCTTGA
- a CDS encoding AAA family ATPase, translating to MKMAEITNLTLVKVAMERLTNRLDGLPALGVLYGPSGYGKTTATIAVANTTQAYYVQIRSAWSKKTLLEKICFEMGLPIAKNAAACLDAICEQMAASQRPLILDEADYLLNKNGMVELVRDIYEGSQAPILLVGEEQLPNKLKKFERFHGRVLSWIPAQPVSQADAEILASVYAPNLRIEADLLKQIVNMAHGSVRRVTVNLVNLAQAADLHGYDEVDLNKIKTMQGFEFYKGEIPKRGVKS from the coding sequence ATGAAAATGGCAGAAATTACCAATTTGACTTTGGTTAAAGTCGCAATGGAACGCTTGACCAACCGCTTGGACGGTTTGCCAGCTTTGGGCGTATTGTATGGACCCAGCGGCTACGGCAAAACCACAGCCACGATTGCGGTTGCCAATACCACGCAAGCCTATTATGTGCAAATCCGCAGTGCGTGGAGCAAGAAAACACTGCTGGAAAAGATTTGTTTTGAAATGGGTTTGCCGATTGCAAAAAACGCGGCAGCGTGTTTGGACGCGATTTGTGAGCAAATGGCAGCCAGCCAACGCCCTTTGATTTTGGACGAAGCGGATTACCTGCTCAACAAAAACGGCATGGTGGAATTGGTACGCGATATTTATGAAGGCAGCCAAGCCCCGATTTTGCTGGTGGGCGAAGAGCAGTTGCCGAATAAATTGAAGAAGTTTGAGCGGTTTCACGGTCGGGTGTTGTCGTGGATTCCAGCGCAGCCAGTTAGCCAAGCGGACGCGGAAATTTTAGCGAGCGTGTACGCGCCCAATTTGCGGATTGAAGCGGATTTGCTGAAACAGATTGTGAACATGGCGCACGGCTCGGTACGGCGCGTTACCGTGAATTTGGTAAATTTGGCGCAAGCGGCGGATTTGCACGGTTATGATGAAGTGGATTTGAACAAAATCAAAACCATGCAAGGCTTTGAGTTTTACAAGGGCGAAATTCCCAAGCGTGGAGTGAAGTCATGA
- a CDS encoding type I secretion system permease/ATPase, which translates to MASSSTPKPALAGLIVLAHYHGIAANPADIQHHFSVSGSLNGDLSQTEWLLAAKKLELKAKVVKQSVARLPYATLPALVWCDDGNHFILAKTDGSGDDAKYLIQDLQHNKPAVLNAAEFSARYSGCLIMVASRASILGSLAKFDFTWFIPAVIKYRRIFIEVLIVSVVLQIFALITPLFFQVVMDKVLVHRGFSTLDVVAIALLVVSLFEIVLGGLRTYIFAHTTSRIDVELGARLFRHLLALPLAYFENRRVGDTVARVRELEQIRNFLTGQALTSVLDLAFSFIFLIVMWYYSPTLTLVVLASLPAYAFWSAFISPILRARLNEKFSRNADNQSFLVESMTAVGTVKAMAVEPQMTRKWDNQLAAYVNASFKVTRLAVIGQQGVQLVQKLVTVATLWIGARLVIEGKLTVGQLIAFNMLAGQVAAPVIRLAQLWQDFQQVGISVARLGDILNAPTENPSSKLALPDIRGDITFEHVDFRYKADGRLILQDLNLQIRAGEILGIVGRSGSGKSTLTKLVQRLYVPENGRVLVDGNDLALADPAWLRRQVGVVLQENVLLNRSVRDNIALTDTGLPLEMIIQAAKLAGAHDFIMELSEGYDTIVGEQGAGLSGGQRQRIAIARALITNPRILIFDEATSALDYESERAIMQNMQAICAGRTVLIIAHRLSTVRHAHRIIAMDKGKILEQGTHDGLLQKPDGYYHYLYDLQNS; encoded by the coding sequence ATGGCTTCTTCCTCCACTCCTAAACCTGCTTTGGCCGGCTTAATTGTATTGGCCCACTATCATGGTATTGCTGCCAACCCCGCTGACATTCAGCACCATTTCTCCGTTTCAGGCAGCCTCAATGGCGATTTAAGCCAAACCGAATGGCTGTTGGCGGCAAAAAAATTGGAATTGAAAGCCAAAGTAGTCAAACAATCGGTGGCACGTTTGCCTTATGCTACGCTGCCTGCATTGGTGTGGTGTGATGATGGCAACCATTTTATTTTGGCCAAAACAGACGGTTCGGGCGATGATGCCAAATATTTGATTCAGGATTTGCAGCACAATAAACCTGCGGTTTTGAATGCGGCAGAATTTTCGGCACGGTATTCAGGCTGCCTGATTATGGTGGCATCGCGCGCTTCAATCTTGGGCAGTTTGGCGAAATTTGACTTTACTTGGTTTATCCCTGCGGTGATTAAATATCGCCGCATTTTTATTGAAGTCTTGATTGTTTCGGTGGTGCTACAAATTTTTGCGCTGATTACGCCTTTGTTCTTCCAAGTGGTGATGGATAAGGTGTTGGTACATCGAGGTTTTTCCACTTTAGATGTGGTGGCGATTGCGCTATTGGTGGTCAGCTTATTTGAAATTGTGTTGGGCGGTTTGCGAACCTATATTTTTGCTCACACCACTTCGCGCATTGACGTGGAATTGGGCGCGAGACTGTTTCGTCATTTATTGGCTTTGCCCTTGGCGTATTTTGAAAACAGACGGGTGGGCGACACTGTGGCGCGGGTACGCGAATTGGAACAAATCCGTAATTTCTTGACAGGTCAGGCTTTGACTTCGGTATTGGATTTGGCATTTTCGTTTATCTTCTTGATTGTGATGTGGTATTACAGTCCGACTTTGACTTTGGTGGTGTTGGCTTCATTGCCTGCTTATGCGTTTTGGTCGGCGTTTATCAGTCCGATTTTGCGCGCACGTTTAAATGAGAAATTTTCGCGAAATGCCGACAATCAATCGTTTTTGGTGGAAAGCATGACGGCGGTCGGCACGGTCAAAGCGATGGCGGTTGAACCGCAAATGACACGCAAATGGGATAACCAGCTTGCGGCGTATGTGAATGCGAGTTTCAAAGTAACTCGATTGGCGGTGATTGGGCAACAGGGCGTGCAGTTGGTGCAGAAATTGGTTACGGTGGCGACTTTGTGGATAGGGGCGCGTTTGGTGATTGAAGGCAAATTGACGGTGGGTCAATTGATTGCGTTTAATATGTTGGCGGGACAAGTGGCGGCACCTGTGATTCGTTTGGCGCAATTGTGGCAGGATTTTCAACAGGTTGGTATTTCGGTGGCGCGTTTGGGCGATATTTTGAATGCGCCGACTGAAAATCCGTCTTCCAAATTGGCGTTGCCCGATATTCGCGGTGACATCACGTTTGAACACGTTGATTTTAGATACAAAGCCGATGGGCGTTTGATTTTGCAGGATTTGAATTTGCAGATTCGGGCAGGGGAAATTTTGGGCATTGTCGGGCGATCGGGTTCGGGCAAATCCACTTTGACTAAATTGGTGCAAAGATTGTATGTGCCTGAAAACGGTCGGGTTTTGGTGGACGGCAACGATTTGGCTTTGGCAGACCCAGCGTGGTTGCGCCGCCAAGTGGGGGTGGTGTTGCAAGAGAATGTGCTGCTGAATCGCAGCGTGCGCGACAATATTGCGCTGACGGACACGGGTTTGCCTTTGGAAATGATTATTCAGGCTGCCAAATTGGCGGGGGCGCATGATTTTATTATGGAATTGTCGGAAGGTTACGACACGATTGTGGGCGAACAGGGCGCAGGTTTATCAGGCGGACAACGCCAGCGCATTGCCATTGCCCGTGCTTTGATTACCAATCCGCGCATTTTGATTTTTGATGAAGCCACCAGCGCGTTGGATTATGAAAGTGAACGCGCGATTATGCAAAATATGCAGGCGATTTGTGCAGGACGCACGGTGTTGATTATCGCGCACCGCTTGTCCACCGTCCGCCACGCCCACCGCATTATTGCGATGGACAAGGGCAAGATTCTGGAGCAAGGCACACATGACGGTTTGTTGCAAAAACCCGATGGTTATTATCACTATTTGTATGATTTGCAAAACAGTTAA
- a CDS encoding calcium-binding protein, translating into MSTQKPSIREIQKECRDDLHMGFSFGGAVGIAVGSLLGPAGAFAGSTIGGLIGMLTGMKLSPECTALIEYNEKMKSYKDGNYFVSDPIALDLDGNGIQTIAASGFSGSLFDHNKDGIRTATGWVASGDGLLVRDLNGNGIIDNGGELFGDSTVLADGTLAQHGYAALAELDDNNDGVVDANDVAFATLRVWQDANQDGISQSDELHTLADLGIQSLNTAYKDVSQDLGNGNSIAQLGSYTKTDGSTAQMADLLLANDHLYSRFADRIELTAEQSQAANLSGIGRLRDLREAAALSGDLAAALRVYSQASTKQEQLALLDNLVHEWAETDPQWGKREFALATTFTETRNQGRALTPSQAKQLGNVLVSLSNETRAAMSVARDRMAVLDAFTGQDSSRLFLFSEDDAKKVLKITNDTYASLTDNIYKGLLFQTRLQPYLNEIAFKIEDEQFALDFSRVIATFNQVHEDNPQKAMVDLAELMGYGKFELKQTGLPELLATYFALADESTLADVVPMLDKKVMETLDLHFANVEQANVSGSSKNDFLIGDKADNVLNGSSGNDTLIGGTGNDTLNGGAGSDTYVFAKGHGQDVIREGGHNDNDTIRFIDVASTEAKFRKDGNHLIIEGYNEQDSVRIQSFFESSYYQIETFQFSDKTVTLQEYFENGLTLTQTTGDDTVKGWNGKNILFGGDGNDTLTTYDKDDVLDGGAGDDVLNAGSGNDTLIGGAGNDTLNGGSGSDTYVFAKGHGQDVIREGGHNDNDTIRFIDVASTEAKFRKDGNHLIIEGYNEQDSVRIQSFFESSYYQIETFQFSDKTVTLQEYFENGLTLTQTTGDDTVKGWNGKNILFGGDGNDTLTTYDKDDVLDGGAGDDVLNAGSGNDTLIGGTGNDTLNGGAGSDTYVFAKGHGQDVIREGGHNDNDTIRFIDVASTEAKFRKDGNHLIIEGYNEQDSVRIQSFFESSYYQIETFQFSDKTVTLQEYFENGLTLTQTTGDDTVKGWNGKNILFGGDGNDTLTTYDKDDVLDGGAGDDVLNAGSGNDTLIGGTGNDTLNGGAGSDTYVFAKGHGQDVIKDYGSDNNDTIRFIDVASNEVKFRKDGNHLIIEGYNEQDSVRIQSFFENSYYQIETFQFSDKTVTLQEYFENGLTLTQTVGDDKVTGWNGKNILFGGDGNDTLTTNDKDDVLDGGAGDDVLNAGSGNDTLIGGAGNDTLNGGAGSDTYVFAKGHGQDVIREGGHNDNDTIAFIDVTLSDMNLIKQGSDLLLSHQNSQDTVLINNFFNSTYYQVEKLVFEDQTVNLNATELNRVLSGANNMVNAMNAFGADMVSATNWQSDELKHIPTLLAVSV; encoded by the coding sequence ATGTCAACACAAAAACCAAGCATTCGAGAAATTCAAAAAGAATGCAGAGATGATTTGCATATGGGATTTAGTTTTGGAGGAGCGGTAGGCATAGCTGTTGGTAGTCTATTAGGTCCAGCAGGTGCCTTTGCTGGTTCTACAATTGGTGGTTTAATAGGGATGCTTACTGGAATGAAATTGAGTCCAGAATGCACAGCTTTGATTGAATACAATGAAAAAATGAAATCCTATAAGGATGGTAATTACTTTGTTTCAGACCCTATTGCTCTAGATTTAGACGGCAACGGCATTCAAACCATTGCTGCATCAGGCTTTTCAGGCAGCCTGTTTGACCATAACAAAGACGGCATTCGCACCGCAACAGGTTGGGTGGCAAGTGGCGATGGCTTGCTCGTGCGCGATTTAAATGGTAATGGCATCATTGACAATGGTGGTGAATTGTTTGGCGACAGCACTGTATTGGCAGACGGTACTTTGGCGCAGCATGGCTATGCTGCATTGGCAGAATTGGACGACAACAACGATGGTGTGGTGGATGCCAACGATGTCGCTTTTGCCACTTTGCGCGTATGGCAAGATGCCAACCAAGACGGTATTTCCCAATCCGATGAATTACACACTTTGGCAGATTTGGGCATTCAATCGCTCAATACTGCTTATAAAGACGTGAGCCAAGATTTGGGCAATGGCAACAGCATCGCCCAACTGGGCAGCTATACCAAAACAGACGGTAGCACCGCGCAAATGGCAGATTTACTGCTGGCAAATGACCATTTGTACAGCCGTTTTGCCGACCGCATTGAATTAACCGCCGAGCAAAGCCAAGCTGCTAATTTGAGCGGCATTGGTCGTTTGCGTGATTTGCGTGAAGCAGCAGCATTGTCGGGCGATTTGGCTGCGGCTTTGCGTGTTTATTCGCAAGCCAGCACCAAGCAAGAACAACTGGCTTTATTGGACAACTTGGTACACGAATGGGCAGAAACCGACCCACAATGGGGCAAACGTGAATTTGCATTAGCCACAACTTTTACAGAAACGCGTAATCAAGGTCGTGCATTAACGCCATCTCAAGCTAAACAACTAGGTAATGTGTTAGTTTCTTTATCTAATGAAACACGGGCTGCAATGAGTGTAGCTCGCGACCGCATGGCGGTATTGGATGCATTCACAGGACAAGACAGCAGCCGTTTGTTCTTGTTCAGTGAAGATGATGCCAAAAAAGTGTTAAAAATCACAAATGATACTTATGCTAGCTTAACCGATAATATTTACAAAGGTTTGTTGTTTCAAACTCGTTTGCAACCCTATTTGAATGAAATTGCGTTCAAAATTGAGGATGAGCAATTTGCTTTGGATTTCTCTCGTGTGATTGCCACATTCAATCAAGTACACGAAGACAATCCACAAAAAGCAATGGTGGATTTGGCTGAATTGATGGGCTATGGCAAATTTGAGCTAAAACAAACAGGGCTGCCTGAATTGTTGGCGACTTATTTTGCACTTGCTGATGAATCTACATTGGCTGATGTTGTACCAATGTTGGATAAGAAAGTGATGGAAACTTTGGATTTGCATTTTGCTAATGTAGAACAAGCCAATGTTTCAGGTAGCAGTAAAAATGATTTCTTGATTGGCGATAAAGCAGATAATGTCTTGAATGGCAGTTCTGGTAATGACACTTTAATCGGTGGTACAGGTAACGACACTTTAAACGGTGGTGCTGGTTCCGATACATATGTCTTTGCCAAAGGTCATGGTCAGGATGTTATTCGTGAGGGAGGTCACAATGATAATGATACCATTCGCTTTATTGACGTTGCTTCTACTGAAGCGAAATTCCGCAAAGATGGTAATCATTTAATTATTGAGGGCTACAATGAGCAAGATTCGGTACGCATTCAATCTTTCTTTGAAAGCAGCTACTATCAAATTGAAACTTTCCAGTTCAGCGATAAAACGGTTACTTTACAAGAGTATTTTGAAAATGGCTTAACTTTAACGCAAACTACTGGTGATGATACGGTTAAGGGCTGGAATGGTAAAAATATTCTGTTTGGTGGCGATGGCAATGATACCTTAACCACATACGACAAAGATGACGTGTTGGATGGCGGTGCTGGCGATGATGTTTTGAATGCAGGTTCTGGCAACGATACCTTAATTGGTGGTGCAGGTAATGACACTTTAAACGGTGGTTCTGGTTCCGATACATATGTCTTTGCCAAAGGTCATGGTCAGGATGTTATTCGTGAGGGAGGTCACAATGATAATGATACCATTCGCTTTATTGACGTTGCTTCTACTGAAGCGAAATTCCGCAAAGATGGTAATCATTTAATTATTGAAGGCTACAATGAGCAAGATTCAGTACGCATTCAATCTTTCTTTGAAAGCAGCTACTATCAAATTGAAACTTTCCAGTTCAGCGATAAAACGGTTACTTTACAAGAGTATTTTGAAAATGGCTTAACTTTAACGCAAACTACTGGTGATGATACGGTTAAGGGCTGGAATGGTAAAAATATTCTGTTTGGTGGCGATGGCAATGATACCTTAACCACATACGACAAAGATGACGTGTTGGATGGCGGTGCTGGCGATGATGTTTTGAATGCAGGTTCTGGCAACGATACCTTAATTGGTGGTACAGGTAACGACACTTTAAACGGTGGTGCTGGTTCCGATACATATGTCTTTGCCAAAGGTCATGGTCAGGATGTTATTCGTGAGGGAGGTCACAATGATAATGATACCATTCGCTTTATTGACGTTGCTTCTACTGAAGCGAAATTCCGCAAAGATGGTAATCATTTAATTATTGAAGGCTACAATGAGCAAGATTCAGTACGCATTCAATCTTTCTTTGAAAGCAGCTACTATCAAATTGAAACTTTCCAGTTCAGCGATAAAACGGTTACTTTACAAGAGTATTTTGAAAATGGCTTAACTTTAACGCAAACTACTGGTGATGATACGGTTAAGGGCTGGAATGGTAAAAATATTCTGTTTGGTGGCGATGGCAATGATACCTTAACCACATACGACAAAGATGACGTGTTGGATGGCGGTGCTGGCGATGATGTTTTGAATGCAGGTTCTGGCAACGATACCTTAATTGGTGGTACAGGTAACGACACTTTAAACGGTGGTGCTGGTTCCGATACATATGTCTTTGCCAAAGGTCATGGTCAGGATGTTATCAAGGATTATGGTTCAGACAACAACGATACCATTCGTTTTATTGATGTAGCTTCAAATGAAGTGAAATTCCGTAAAGATGGTAATCATTTAATTATTGAGGGCTACAATGAGCAAGATTCGGTACGCATTCAATCTTTTTTTGAAAACAGTTACTATCAAATTGAAACTTTCCAGTTCAGCGATAAAACGGTTACTTTACAAGAGTATTTTGAAAATGGTTTAACTTTAACGCAAACTGTTGGCGATGATAAAGTTACAGGTTGGAACGGTAAAAATATTCTGTTTGGTGGCGATGGCAATGATACCTTAACCACAAACGACAAAGATGACGTGTTGGATGGCGGTGCTGGCGATGATGTTTTGAATGCAGGTTCTGGCAACGATACCTTAATTGGTGGTGCAGGTAATGACACTTTAAACGGTGGTGCTGGTTCCGATACATATGTCTTTGCCAAAGGTCATGGTCAGGATGTTATTCGTGAGGGAGGTCACAATGATAATGACACCATTGCCTTTATTGATGTGACTTTATCTGATATGAACTTGATTAAACAAGGTTCTGACCTGTTGTTAAGTCATCAGAATAGTCAAGATACGGTATTGATTAATAACTTTTTCAATAGTACCTACTACCAAGTTGAAAAATTGGTATTTGAAGACCAAACCGTTAATCTGAATGCAACAGAACTGAATCGTGTATTATCCGGCGCAAACAATATGGTCAATGCGATGAATGCTTTTGGTGCTGATATGGTTTCTGCAACAAATTGGCAATCGGATGAATTGAAACATATTCCAACTTTATTAGCTGTATCTGTTTAA